A genomic region of Notamacropus eugenii isolate mMacEug1 chromosome 3, mMacEug1.pri_v2, whole genome shotgun sequence contains the following coding sequences:
- the LOC140497249 gene encoding pancreatic secretory granule membrane major glycoprotein GP2-like yields the protein MKQVYLLFVACTYYFFTLAFAAQKDPSNTLLRSSYGLGLDCGEPGTPSAHVCFDPCDNYTTLVESWRSLNQTSDDKTCDSDKEGWYRFSGPGGVRIPEECVPNHRCGTDAPMWLNGTHPSKEEGIVNLTACAHWSNNCCLWNTVVQVKACTGGFYVYKLNGTPTCDLAYCTDPSTTDKIETECDLDCSPQEECQHVNGTWGCHCRNDLNISDIEHLHPLLKCGANDIRLSLDKCQLENLGYTGEIYAYLKDSNCSEFLRVDENNELSVVTPTRVGACGTILEKNATHAIYKNTLTLANQFIIRDNVFNIDFQCAYPLDMKVSLQTALKPIVSALNISATGSGTFLVRMALFQDQNYTSPYEGSIAVLSVESMLYVGAMLDEGDNSHFNLLMKNCYATPTEDPTDPLKYFIIRNSCPNLYDSTIRVEENGVSTEGRFEVQMFMFAGNHDLVYLHCEVHLCDNVREQCRPSCSAIQHRSEVTINTAHVLNLGPIVRRDSTSGPVISGATTPLGFLMIWPGLLLSVLGIFLFH from the exons ATGAAGCAGGTCTACCTCCTCTTTGTGGCCTGCACCTACTACTTTTTCACATTGGCATTTGCAGCCCAGAAGG ATCCATCAAACACTCTCTTACGTAGTTCCTATGGATTGGGATTAGACTGTGGAGAGCCAGGGACACCTTCAGCTCACGTGTGTTTTGACCCCTGTGATAACTATACCACACTTGTTGAGTCCTGGAGAAGCTTGAACCAAACAAGTGATGATAAGACATGTGACAGTGATAAAGAAGGCTGGTATCGGTTTTCGGGTCCTGGTGGGGTAAGGATACCAGAGGAGTGTGTGCCTAACCACAGATGTGGCACAGATGCCCCTATGTGGCTGAATGGAACCCACCCATCAAAAGAGGAAGGTATTGTTAACCTCACAGCCTGTGCTCACTGGAGTAATAATTGTTGCCTCTGGAACACAGTGGTGCAGGTGAAGGCTTGTACAGGTGGATTCTATGTCTACAAGCTAAATGGAACTCCTACGTGTGACCTGGCATACTGTACAG ACCCCAGCACCACTGATAAAATTGAAACAGAATGTGATCTCGACTGTTCCCCCCAAGAGGAATGCCAACATGTCAATGGCACCTGGGGCTGTCACTGCAGAAATGACCTCAATATTTCTG ATATTGAACACTTGCACCCTCTGCTGAAATGTGGAGCCAATGACATCAGACTGTCTCTAGACAAGTGCCAACTAGAGAATCTGGGGTACACTGGAGAGATATATGCCTACCTCAAAGACAGCAACTGCAGTGAGTTTTTGAGGGTAGATGAGAACAACGAGCTGTCGGTGGTGACCCCAACACGCGTTGGAGCATGTGGAACAATTCTGGAG aaaaATGCAACTCATGCTATTTACAAAAACACCTTGACCTTGGCCAATCAATTCATCATCAGAGACAatgttttcaacattgactttcaGTGTGCCTACCCTCTGGATATGAAAGTCAGTCTGCAAACAGCCTTAAAGCCCATTGTCAG TGCTCTGAACATTAGTGCCACTGGCTCAGGAACATTCCTAGTGAGAATGGCTCTCTTCCAAGACCAGAATTATACCTCCCCTTATGAAGGTTCCATTGCTGTATTATCTGTTGAATCCATGCTGTATGTGGGGGCCATGTTAGATGAAGGGGATAACTCCCATTTCAACCTCCTGATGAAGAATTGCTATGCCACACCCACTGAAGATCCAACTGACCCCTTGAAGTATTTCATCATTAGAAACAG CTGCCCAAACTTATATGATTCAACCATCAGAGTGGAGGAGAATGGGGTGTCTACAGAAGGTCGTTTTGAAGTTCAAATGTTTATGTTTGCTGGAAATCATGACCTTGTCTACCTGCACTGTGAAGTTCATCTCTGTGACAATGTCAGAGAACAATGTCGTCCA TCTTGCTCTGCAATTCAACACCGCAGTGAAGTTACCATCAACACAGCTCATGTTCTGAATTTGGGACCTATTGTCCGGAGAG ATTCCACGTCTGGTCCTGTCATAAGTGGAGCCACCACTCCTTTAG GGTTCCTAATGATCTGGCCAGGGCTGTTGCTGTCTGTCCTTGGGATttttctgttccattga